One Tolypothrix bouteillei VB521301 DNA window includes the following coding sequences:
- the gltX gene encoding glutamate--tRNA ligase: MTVRVRIAPSPTGNLHIGTARTAVFNWLFARHHGGQFILRIEDTDVERSRPEYTENILEGLRWLGLTWDEGPFFQTDRLEMYKQAVKTLLDKGLAYRCYTTAEELEALREAQKARGEAPRYDNRHRNLTPEQEAAFKAEGRSFVIRFKIDDDREIVWNDLVRGKMIWRGNDLGGDMVIARAAADDIGVALYNFAVVIDDMDMQITHVIRGEDHIANTAKQILIYEAFGAKVPEFAHTPLILNQEGRKLSKRDGVTSIFDFKQMGFTSEGLVNYMTLLGWSPPDSTQELFTLEEAAKLFGFERVNKAGAKFDWAKLDWINSQYIHNMPVDKLTDLVIPFWEEAGYQLTAGRDRPWLEQLVTLIGPSLTRLTDAVSISQLFFVETVEFSEEARAQLKQEGSAATLSWIVNALENQQLTEASAQELIKQVVKEQNVKKGLVMRSLRAGLTGDLHGPDLIQSWLLLNKIGLDKPRLLQAV; the protein is encoded by the coding sequence GTGACTGTTAGAGTCCGTATTGCTCCCAGCCCTACTGGGAATTTACACATTGGTACAGCAAGGACAGCCGTCTTTAATTGGTTGTTCGCCCGCCACCATGGCGGTCAATTTATCCTGCGGATAGAAGATACAGATGTCGAGCGATCGCGTCCCGAATATACAGAGAATATTCTTGAGGGATTGCGCTGGCTGGGGTTGACCTGGGATGAAGGACCATTTTTCCAAACAGATCGTTTGGAAATGTACAAACAAGCAGTCAAAACACTTTTAGATAAGGGATTGGCTTATCGCTGCTATACCACAGCAGAAGAATTAGAAGCGCTGCGAGAAGCACAGAAAGCCAGAGGAGAAGCACCCCGTTACGATAACCGTCACCGCAATCTCACACCAGAACAAGAAGCAGCCTTCAAAGCAGAAGGCCGCAGCTTTGTGATTCGATTTAAAATTGACGACGATCGCGAAATTGTCTGGAACGACTTAGTCCGTGGCAAAATGATTTGGCGGGGGAACGATCTCGGCGGTGATATGGTCATTGCTCGTGCCGCTGCAGATGATATCGGTGTAGCTCTGTACAACTTTGCGGTTGTGATCGATGACATGGATATGCAAATCACCCATGTTATTCGAGGCGAAGACCATATTGCTAACACTGCCAAACAAATACTCATATATGAAGCTTTCGGCGCTAAAGTACCGGAGTTTGCCCATACACCCCTGATTCTCAACCAAGAAGGACGCAAGCTCTCCAAGCGAGATGGAGTCACATCTATTTTTGACTTTAAGCAAATGGGCTTTACGTCCGAGGGATTGGTAAATTACATGACATTATTGGGTTGGTCTCCCCCAGACTCAACTCAAGAACTTTTCACCTTAGAGGAAGCAGCCAAATTGTTTGGCTTTGAGCGAGTCAATAAAGCAGGGGCAAAATTTGATTGGGCAAAATTGGACTGGATTAACAGTCAATATATTCATAATATGCCTGTTGATAAGCTGACAGATTTGGTGATACCCTTTTGGGAAGAAGCGGGATACCAATTGACAGCAGGACGCGATCGCCCCTGGCTGGAACAGTTAGTCACTTTAATTGGTCCGAGTCTCACTCGGCTGACAGACGCCGTCTCAATTTCTCAACTCTTTTTTGTAGAAACAGTTGAATTTAGCGAGGAAGCACGGGCACAATTAAAGCAAGAAGGTTCTGCTGCCACTCTCTCCTGGATTGTAAATGCTTTAGAGAATCAGCAGTTGACAGAAGCTAGCGCTCAAGAACTGATTAAGCAAGTCGTTAAGGAGCAAAACGTTAAAAAAGGTTTGGTCATGCGTTCTCTTAGAGCTGGTTTAACAGGAGATCTTCACGGTCCAGATCTTATCCAATCCTGGTTGCTACTTAATAAAATTGGTTTAGATAAACCACGGTTGCTTCAAGCAGTTTAA